In Phosphitispora fastidiosa, a single window of DNA contains:
- a CDS encoding KamA family radical SAM protein, producing MEIIDRLEKNGALNYAHLKNPVYLKTTLPILVEMFWSENPVFYQLLLQEADLETIRKRVFNYLADFERKNFTFHHNTDTTKRNISRRCIQVLKNIFSIRSEELTGQSVLKFLTELAHQPEVTASVAFIEDLRNIFLGMKGKTELGSKVISMEHFEKDNHRAVARLRSQTLNIVGEKIDARISKYPGGLDDEVIRMRTANRDRIIKVLGASTKEWNDWKWQCRNIVRDVKVLEKMIRLTPRERMAIERGVGNRLPFGITPYYVSLMDYEAGRKHDHAIRAQVIPPLDYVENVLLSKELGADLDFMGEKDTSPVDLVTRRYPQIAIFKPYNTCAQICVYCQRNWEITDVLDAGAKASNSKLESALQWFEENPEVTEVLVTGGDPAVMNDAMTRKVLGRLAELDHIRRIRIGTRTPVVLPMRITDEYAKILAGFIEPGRREVAVMTHFEHLYEITPESVRAVRKLRSRGVPVYNQGVFTMENARRFEMVGLRKALRSIGVDPYYTFNAKGKEETRAYRVPIARLIQEQVEEARLTPGLDRCDEAVFNIPRIGKSYLRAGHDHEVIMLTPDGSRVYEFYPWDLGFADTKPYLHEDVPILDFLAEMSKRGEDPDDYRSIWYHF from the coding sequence AAAACCCTGTTTATCTGAAAACAACTCTTCCCATCCTGGTTGAAATGTTTTGGTCCGAGAACCCTGTTTTTTATCAGCTGCTGCTGCAGGAAGCAGACCTGGAAACCATCAGAAAAAGGGTGTTTAATTACCTGGCGGATTTTGAACGCAAAAACTTCACTTTTCACCATAATACCGATACTACCAAGCGAAACATATCCCGCCGCTGTATCCAGGTTTTGAAAAACATTTTTTCCATAAGAAGTGAAGAGCTTACGGGACAAAGTGTACTCAAGTTTTTGACAGAACTGGCCCACCAACCGGAGGTAACGGCATCAGTAGCTTTTATTGAGGATCTGAGAAATATTTTCCTGGGCATGAAGGGCAAAACAGAGCTTGGCAGCAAGGTTATTTCCATGGAACATTTTGAAAAGGATAACCACAGGGCAGTGGCACGTCTGAGATCTCAAACACTCAACATTGTGGGGGAGAAGATAGATGCCCGGATCAGCAAATACCCCGGCGGTCTGGATGATGAAGTAATCAGGATGAGGACTGCCAACAGGGACAGAATCATAAAGGTTTTAGGCGCTTCCACTAAAGAGTGGAATGACTGGAAGTGGCAGTGCCGGAATATTGTCAGAGATGTAAAGGTTCTGGAAAAAATGATTCGGTTGACTCCAAGGGAAAGAATGGCTATTGAAAGGGGTGTTGGGAACAGGCTTCCATTTGGGATTACCCCATACTATGTTTCCCTGATGGACTATGAAGCAGGAAGGAAGCATGACCATGCAATCAGGGCACAGGTTATCCCGCCGCTTGATTATGTGGAAAATGTCCTTTTAAGTAAAGAACTTGGCGCTGACCTTGATTTTATGGGAGAAAAGGATACTTCACCGGTGGATCTGGTTACCAGGAGATATCCCCAGATTGCCATTTTCAAACCATATAACACCTGTGCCCAGATCTGTGTTTACTGTCAGCGAAACTGGGAAATAACCGATGTCCTGGATGCGGGCGCCAAGGCCTCCAACAGTAAGCTGGAGAGCGCTCTGCAGTGGTTTGAGGAAAACCCTGAAGTAACTGAAGTCCTGGTAACCGGCGGGGATCCGGCAGTGATGAATGATGCCATGACCAGGAAGGTCCTGGGCAGATTGGCAGAGTTAGACCATATCAGGAGAATCAGGATAGGAACCCGGACCCCTGTGGTGCTGCCGATGCGAATTACTGATGAATATGCCAAGATACTGGCCGGTTTTATTGAACCCGGCAGGCGTGAAGTTGCTGTAATGACTCATTTTGAGCACCTTTACGAAATAACTCCTGAGAGTGTGAGGGCTGTCCGCAAACTTCGTTCGAGGGGGGTACCGGTTTACAACCAGGGGGTCTTTACAATGGAAAATGCCCGCCGCTTTGAGATGGTGGGCCTGCGCAAGGCCCTGCGGTCTATAGGTGTGGATCCGTATTATACCTTTAATGCCAAGGGCAAAGAGGAAACCAGGGCTTATCGGGTACCTATAGCCAGGCTGATTCAGGAGCAGGTTGAAGAGGCAAGGCTGACACCGGGGCTGGACAGGTGTGATGAGGCCGTGTTCAATATACCGCGAATTGGCAAGAGTTACCTCCGCGCCGGGCATGATCACGAGGTTATTATGCTGACTCCTGATGGTTCCAGGGTATACGAGTTTTATCCGTGGGATCTGGGATTCGCTGATACTAAGCCATACCTTCATGAGGATGTTCCGATTCTGGATTTCCTTGCGGAGATGTCTAAGAGGGGTGAGGACCCCGACGATTACAGGAGTATATGGTACCATTTCTAA
- a CDS encoding chloride channel protein yields the protein MSVLRRVLDKSIIPENTFLIVMAVGVGIGAALLGLVFRYTIDLFTEYFFGGGRIILGGLLKDYYVFLLPVVGGLLVGPLTYFCAREAKGHGVPEVMAAVAVKGGKIRTRIVLVKSLASALTIGSGGSAGAEGPIVQIGAGFGSTIAQVFHLSEERMKTLVCCGAAAGIATVFNAPIAGVFFALEVISGQFSSSFFSLTVISSVTASVIARALWWGNSAVFAANYSLVDYRETFIYITLGVLAGIFAVCEIKVMYYFEDLFDKLNIREYLKPALGGLLVGIIGLWFPEIFGAGYGPIQEALAGRLAFWLLAVLVFMKLFAVALTLGSGGSGGVFAPSLFMGAMLGGTVGTVAHKLFPDITASPGAYALVGMGAVFAGAARAPITSMIMLFEMTNDYRIILPLMGACVTSYMVANHLFGESIYTLKLKRRGINLHQGMEKGIIESLNVGDVMAKEVESVSANISVLEMNSIFEGSRHMGFPVLREGRLVGIITYLDIRKAHDRGFDTRSVGEIMNTELMVTFPDENLSEALKKFGLRGIGRLPVVDRNNPEIIIGILTRTDIIRAYNKRLLKTQAADVSGSST from the coding sequence ATGAGTGTACTGCGCCGTGTTTTGGATAAATCCATTATCCCCGAAAATACTTTCCTGATTGTTATGGCTGTTGGGGTCGGGATAGGTGCCGCTTTGCTGGGACTCGTATTCAGGTATACAATTGACCTGTTTACCGAATATTTTTTTGGCGGGGGCCGGATTATTCTCGGAGGGCTGCTAAAGGATTACTATGTTTTTTTACTTCCTGTGGTTGGGGGGCTGCTTGTTGGTCCTCTGACTTACTTTTGCGCCAGGGAGGCAAAGGGGCATGGGGTGCCTGAAGTCATGGCCGCTGTAGCCGTAAAGGGAGGAAAAATCAGGACCAGAATTGTACTGGTAAAGTCACTGGCTTCAGCTTTGACCATCGGTTCGGGAGGCTCCGCCGGGGCTGAGGGGCCTATTGTTCAGATAGGCGCCGGGTTTGGTTCCACAATAGCTCAGGTCTTTCACTTGTCGGAGGAACGGATGAAAACCCTGGTTTGCTGTGGCGCTGCAGCCGGAATTGCAACCGTATTTAATGCGCCGATTGCGGGAGTGTTTTTTGCCCTTGAGGTTATCAGTGGCCAGTTTTCTTCATCTTTTTTCAGCCTCACCGTAATTTCTTCCGTAACTGCTTCTGTTATTGCCAGGGCGCTTTGGTGGGGTAACTCGGCAGTGTTTGCCGCCAATTACTCACTGGTTGATTATAGAGAGACTTTTATTTATATTACGCTGGGTGTATTAGCAGGGATATTTGCGGTCTGTGAAATAAAGGTTATGTACTATTTCGAGGACCTTTTTGACAAGTTAAATATCCGTGAGTATCTTAAGCCTGCTTTGGGGGGGCTGCTGGTAGGGATTATCGGCCTGTGGTTTCCTGAAATATTTGGCGCCGGGTATGGGCCAATTCAGGAAGCGCTGGCAGGCAGACTGGCGTTTTGGCTGCTTGCGGTGCTTGTTTTTATGAAACTGTTTGCGGTTGCACTAACATTGGGGTCAGGAGGTTCCGGTGGGGTTTTTGCCCCCTCGCTTTTCATGGGAGCGATGCTGGGGGGCACAGTAGGTACAGTTGCCCATAAACTATTTCCCGATATCACAGCAAGTCCCGGAGCTTATGCCTTGGTGGGGATGGGAGCCGTTTTTGCCGGCGCGGCCAGGGCTCCGATTACCTCAATGATAATGCTCTTTGAGATGACCAATGATTACCGTATTATTCTGCCATTGATGGGGGCCTGTGTAACAAGCTATATGGTGGCCAACCACTTATTCGGGGAGTCCATTTACACCCTCAAGCTTAAGCGCAGGGGAATTAACCTGCACCAGGGGATGGAAAAGGGCATCATTGAATCACTGAATGTGGGTGATGTTATGGCGAAGGAAGTGGAATCGGTTTCGGCCAATATTAGTGTTTTGGAGATGAACAGTATTTTCGAAGGCAGTCGGCATATGGGATTTCCTGTGCTACGGGAAGGCCGGTTGGTGGGGATAATAACGTATCTTGACATCAGGAAAGCACATGACCGGGGATTTGATACCCGGTCAGTAGGGGAAATAATGAATACTGAGCTTATGGTTACATTTCCCGATGAGAACCTCAGTGAAGCATTAAAGAAGTTCGGTTTAAGAGGTATTGGCCGCCTGCCGGTTGTTGACAGAAATAACCCCGAAATAATTATTGGAATACTTACCCGGACAGACATTATCAGGGCATATAATAAGAGGCTGCTCAAAACTCAGGCGGCGGACGTTTCGGGAAGTTCTACTTAG
- a CDS encoding CBS domain-containing protein, which produces MLKEGVVVLVKDLMSYPVVTILDDSTVGEALDILRKKSIGHLPVVDLNHSLIGVVTESDLLKVFPNGKELSSFESNLLSRTPVSRVMKSNPISISPDEIIEKAALIMRTNRISSLPVLDSSKIVGLITKNDIIDAFITALGLREGGTRISILFQKKWGFLSDLVSFTDNKNICIDNIVTFGNELVLKVKGSRPDFVDDLKKAGYIIEDVAYIEPYHEPEAK; this is translated from the coding sequence TTGTTAAAGGAGGGTGTTGTCGTGCTGGTAAAAGACCTGATGTCATATCCTGTAGTGACTATATTAGATGATTCCACCGTCGGTGAAGCCCTCGATATTTTAAGAAAAAAAAGTATCGGGCATCTGCCTGTGGTTGATTTAAACCATTCTCTAATCGGCGTGGTAACCGAATCAGATCTTTTAAAGGTGTTTCCTAATGGCAAGGAATTATCATCATTTGAATCCAACCTGCTTTCAAGGACTCCTGTTTCAAGGGTGATGAAATCAAACCCGATTTCCATTTCTCCTGATGAAATAATTGAAAAAGCAGCCCTGATTATGCGCACCAACAGGATTAGTTCGCTGCCGGTTCTGGATAGCAGTAAAATCGTTGGCCTGATTACCAAAAATGATATCATTGATGCCTTCATTACAGCTCTTGGGCTCAGAGAAGGCGGGACCAGAATCTCTATTCTGTTTCAAAAAAAATGGGGGTTCCTCTCAGACCTGGTTTCATTTACAGATAACAAGAACATCTGTATAGATAATATTGTAACCTTCGGTAATGAACTGGTCCTCAAGGTAAAAGGCAGCCGCCCTGATTTTGTGGATGATCTGAAAAAGGCCGGCTATATCATCGAAGACGTTGCCTATATTGAGCCTTATCACGAGCCTGAAGCAAAATAA
- a CDS encoding 6-phosphofructokinase, whose protein sequence is MNGEIKRIGVLTGGGDCPGLNAVIRAVVKTAINKYNLEVVGYLDGFGGLINNMAKKLTVASVSGILPRGGTILGTTNRDNPFKYPMMKDGERVYVDMSGHIMDNLKEMEVDALVVIGGDGSLSIAKEFCDQGLPVVGVPKTIDNDLSATDVTFGFDTALVTATEALDKLHTTAESHHRVMVLEVMGRYAGWIALHSGIAGGADVILIPEIPFSIEHVCQKIKARKVQGKKFSIVVVAEGAKQVGGEMVVQRIIADSADPIRLGGIGNVIGEQLEKCSGMETRVTVLGHLQRGGSPTPFDRLLGTRYGAHAVKILMEKKFGEMVSLRGTNIESVPIMDAVKVLRRVSPDSDIVFAAKAVGIGFGDE, encoded by the coding sequence GTGAATGGTGAAATAAAGAGAATTGGCGTATTGACAGGCGGTGGAGATTGTCCCGGCCTTAATGCCGTTATCAGGGCGGTTGTCAAAACTGCCATTAATAAGTACAACCTGGAAGTAGTTGGCTATTTGGACGGGTTTGGCGGTCTGATCAATAATATGGCCAAGAAGCTGACAGTTGCTTCAGTATCTGGGATATTACCCAGAGGAGGGACAATCCTTGGCACAACTAACCGTGACAATCCCTTTAAATATCCTATGATGAAGGATGGAGAACGTGTATATGTGGATATGTCCGGACATATTATGGACAACCTGAAGGAAATGGAAGTTGATGCTCTGGTGGTTATCGGGGGCGATGGCAGCCTAAGTATTGCCAAGGAGTTCTGTGACCAGGGCCTCCCTGTTGTCGGTGTCCCCAAAACTATTGATAATGATCTTTCGGCAACTGATGTTACTTTTGGTTTCGACACTGCTCTGGTTACGGCCACTGAGGCTCTTGATAAGCTGCATACAACTGCTGAGTCCCATCACCGGGTAATGGTTCTTGAAGTAATGGGGCGGTACGCGGGCTGGATTGCTCTCCATTCAGGAATTGCCGGAGGAGCAGACGTTATTTTGATTCCCGAGATACCATTTTCTATTGAACATGTGTGCCAGAAAATTAAGGCCCGTAAGGTTCAGGGCAAGAAGTTCAGTATCGTGGTGGTTGCCGAGGGCGCCAAACAGGTTGGCGGAGAGATGGTTGTACAGAGAATCATTGCAGACAGCGCTGACCCAATCAGACTTGGCGGGATTGGCAATGTTATCGGGGAACAGCTGGAAAAATGCAGTGGAATGGAAACGAGGGTTACGGTTCTGGGCCACCTGCAGAGGGGGGGGAGCCCCACTCCTTTTGACCGGCTCCTTGGTACCAGGTATGGCGCTCATGCGGTAAAAATTCTTATGGAAAAGAAATTTGGTGAAATGGTCAGCCTGAGGGGGACAAACATTGAATCTGTTCCCATAATGGATGCCGTTAAAGTGCTGCGCAGGGTTTCCCCTGACAGTGATATTGTTTTTGCTGCCAAAGCTGTGGGAATTGGGTTTGGTGACGAATAA
- a CDS encoding class I SAM-dependent DNA methyltransferase: MPQSQYVKLADIYDYLMAGIDYEEWADYLEQLLERYSVRADRIADLACGTGNTTLPLAARGYEVYGIDIAPAMLAKARQKAGEQGLAAVFLEQDMRDLELPVPMDLVTSYHDGLNYIISPDDLCLVFKKAYRSLRPGGLFIFDMNAVEKLSGAGGDTTFADDEDMSLIWETSYDREADIWEIRLTGFVKQNGLHEKQGGLYEKFVETHREKAYKSDQILGFLREAGFVVRDVFHGFSFDPPRHDSRRIFYAAQKNNQGDKTND; encoded by the coding sequence ATGCCACAATCACAGTATGTCAAACTGGCAGATATCTATGACTACCTGATGGCCGGCATAGATTATGAGGAATGGGCAGATTATCTGGAACAGCTTCTGGAGAGGTACTCTGTCCGTGCCGATAGAATTGCTGACCTGGCATGCGGCACCGGTAATACAACTTTACCCCTGGCTGCCCGGGGTTACGAGGTATATGGCATAGACATCGCTCCGGCAATGCTGGCCAAGGCTCGTCAAAAAGCCGGGGAACAGGGATTGGCTGCAGTATTCCTGGAGCAGGATATGCGGGATCTTGAGCTGCCGGTTCCTATGGACTTAGTCACCAGTTACCATGATGGGCTGAATTACATTATCAGCCCGGACGACCTATGCCTGGTTTTTAAAAAGGCATATAGGTCCCTGAGACCGGGGGGATTATTTATTTTTGACATGAATGCCGTTGAAAAGCTGTCTGGGGCCGGAGGAGATACCACGTTTGCCGATGATGAAGACATGTCCCTCATCTGGGAAACCTCCTATGACCGTGAGGCCGACATCTGGGAGATACGGCTGACCGGCTTTGTGAAGCAGAACGGGTTACATGAAAAACAGGGCGGATTATACGAAAAATTTGTGGAGACACACCGGGAAAAGGCTTACAAAAGTGATCAAATACTTGGCTTTCTAAGAGAAGCCGGGTTTGTTGTGCGGGATGTGTTTCATGGGTTTTCTTTTGACCCTCCCAGGCATGACAGCCGCAGAATATTTTATGCTGCTCAAAAAAACAACCAGGGAGATAAGACCAATGATTAA
- a CDS encoding HAD family hydrolase encodes MINTVLFDLDGTLLPVDTDRLIEAYLGLLAQKFSSRIDSTEFIRALMKSTGKMMKNNDPGKLNRDVFMEDFIPRVGMPGDELEKMFGEFYENDFPSLSVFASPRGESREAVQRVLERGGDVVIATNPVFPEQAIIERLKWTGVERSDCRFITSYENMHFCKPYLEYFQEILDHIGKEPEECLVVGNDVDEDLVAAKLGMRTVLVKDYLINRGGGDYRADIVTTLEELPDTVAGVF; translated from the coding sequence ATGATTAATACTGTATTATTTGACCTTGACGGTACGCTGCTTCCAGTGGATACAGACAGGCTTATTGAAGCTTACCTGGGACTCCTGGCCCAAAAGTTTAGCAGCCGTATTGATAGCACGGAGTTTATCCGGGCCCTGATGAAGTCAACGGGAAAGATGATGAAGAACAATGACCCCGGTAAATTAAATCGGGATGTTTTTATGGAGGATTTTATTCCGCGGGTGGGGATGCCAGGGGATGAGTTGGAAAAGATGTTTGGTGAATTTTACGAAAATGATTTTCCTTCCCTGTCAGTATTTGCTTCCCCGAGGGGGGAGAGCCGGGAAGCGGTTCAAAGAGTTCTGGAAAGGGGAGGTGATGTAGTTATTGCCACAAATCCTGTCTTTCCGGAACAGGCCATCATTGAGAGGCTGAAGTGGACCGGAGTTGAGCGCTCAGACTGCAGATTTATCACAAGCTATGAGAATATGCATTTTTGCAAGCCATACCTGGAGTATTTCCAGGAGATTCTGGACCATATCGGGAAAGAACCCGAAGAGTGCCTGGTAGTGGGAAATGATGTGGATGAGGACCTGGTTGCTGCCAAACTGGGAATGCGGACCGTATTGGTAAAAGACTATCTGATAAACCGGGGTGGCGGAGATTACCGGGCGGATATTGTGACAACACTTGAGGAACTGCCTGATACTGTCGCCGGAGTTTTCTGA
- a CDS encoding DUF485 domain-containing protein yields the protein MHGSSDRQPGPKVKQISVGHQEQEKPLCGEKQVSLCSEEYLDRLMKSQFKLSFKLFMVFVGILLGLPILNYVFPEIMNLRIAGFTVTWLLLGVLIYPVTWVISWVYVRNSIALEEKALIWMKTGDGQREGGACDCSRKSR from the coding sequence GTGCATGGCAGTAGTGATAGGCAGCCAGGCCCTAAAGTGAAGCAGATATCTGTGGGTCATCAGGAGCAGGAGAAGCCTTTATGCGGTGAGAAACAGGTATCTCTGTGCAGTGAAGAGTATCTTGACAGGCTTATGAAAAGCCAGTTTAAGCTAAGTTTTAAGCTTTTTATGGTTTTTGTGGGAATTCTCCTGGGACTTCCGATCCTTAACTATGTATTCCCCGAAATCATGAATCTTAGGATAGCCGGTTTTACCGTTACCTGGCTGCTCCTTGGAGTTTTGATTTATCCTGTTACCTGGGTTATTTCTTGGGTTTATGTCAGGAATTCGATTGCCCTGGAGGAAAAGGCCCTGATATGGATGAAGACAGGTGATGGGCAGCGGGAAGGGGGGGCTTGCGATTGCAGCAGGAAATCCAGGTAA
- a CDS encoding solute symporter family protein, which translates to MQQEIQVIPLAGVILLAIFTIGLGFYIRRSVRGAADMYVASRAVSVPMNSSAISGEYLSAASFMGVAGMIMKSGYDNIWYPVGYAAGYLFLLLFIASPLRRFGAYTIPDFAEGRYNSPMFRKIAVIFVLFIGFFYTMPQMKGAGTAFVNILNTPYWVGVGVVGFVVVFNVALGGMKGITFVQAVQYWIKMAAISIPMFIMFIFLGGYGANLEKFHNDPRLGNTLPKFAADYTAIYKPDPPMNEIVFGAATQGVFLQDTRVLITASRRIAGDAGRVEAQQLMNSKLPDIVETVTLPSEEQADVYMYRAGDRFETGNPVTVTRQGQPVTAADPVTGRELPLTVSARFTVTPAGPQNQVLITYNAGQPVPNAPTDKSWLEPYGVLSSQYGHPVIYTYSLIIAIVCGTAGLPHILVRFYTNPDGKTARKSTFWVMILLGVFYLFPPMFGALGRAWTPELYSVAGGARSTDSVVLVLPRLLNNYVPHLGDILSAVTSMGAFAGFMTTFSGLLVSITSALAHDVYGTMINPRATSSQKVAGFRVFAVIAGSTACLLGVFVENFDINMMVGWAFAIGAASYFPMLIVSCWWKKCTAIGAGAGMLIGGTSALAAIVSVMLADKQLIPSLGQWFGEHPVIKTLCEQPAIWAVPFSLLLIMVVSAATQKYAPPDSAWKMLVLHAPEELNLQNTEYITEDEERGYL; encoded by the coding sequence TTGCAGCAGGAAATCCAGGTAATCCCTCTTGCCGGTGTTATTTTGCTGGCAATTTTTACTATTGGACTGGGTTTTTATATCAGAAGGTCGGTCAGAGGCGCTGCGGATATGTATGTTGCCTCCAGAGCGGTGAGCGTCCCTATGAACTCTTCCGCTATTTCCGGGGAGTACCTTAGTGCGGCTTCCTTTATGGGTGTTGCCGGAATGATCATGAAAAGCGGGTATGACAATATCTGGTATCCGGTTGGTTATGCTGCGGGTTATCTATTTCTGCTTTTGTTTATTGCAAGCCCCCTGAGGCGTTTTGGGGCTTATACGATTCCGGATTTTGCCGAGGGCCGCTATAACAGCCCGATGTTCAGGAAAATTGCGGTCATCTTTGTTCTGTTTATAGGATTTTTTTATACGATGCCCCAGATGAAAGGAGCAGGAACAGCTTTTGTAAATATCCTGAACACTCCGTACTGGGTTGGTGTCGGTGTGGTCGGGTTTGTAGTAGTATTTAATGTGGCTCTGGGCGGCATGAAAGGGATTACTTTTGTACAAGCTGTCCAGTACTGGATTAAAATGGCCGCCATTTCAATACCAATGTTTATTATGTTTATTTTTTTGGGTGGTTATGGGGCGAACCTGGAAAAGTTCCACAATGATCCCCGCCTTGGCAATACTTTGCCAAAGTTTGCTGCTGACTATACGGCCATTTACAAGCCAGACCCTCCCATGAATGAAATTGTTTTCGGCGCTGCTACCCAGGGTGTTTTCCTCCAGGATACGAGGGTCCTGATCACGGCTTCCCGGAGAATCGCCGGTGATGCTGGCAGGGTGGAAGCACAGCAGTTGATGAATTCCAAGCTGCCGGACATTGTCGAGACAGTGACCCTTCCTTCGGAAGAGCAGGCAGACGTGTATATGTACCGGGCAGGGGACCGGTTTGAAACGGGTAACCCGGTGACCGTCACCAGGCAGGGGCAGCCGGTAACTGCTGCTGACCCTGTCACCGGCAGGGAGCTGCCGCTGACGGTTTCCGCCAGGTTTACTGTTACTCCTGCGGGACCGCAGAATCAGGTTCTGATTACTTACAATGCGGGGCAGCCGGTGCCAAATGCGCCGACTGATAAGAGCTGGTTGGAACCTTATGGGGTCCTTAGTTCCCAATACGGCCATCCGGTTATCTACACGTATTCATTGATTATTGCCATTGTGTGCGGAACGGCGGGTCTGCCTCATATACTGGTGCGTTTTTACACAAACCCTGATGGCAAGACCGCCAGAAAAAGCACCTTTTGGGTAATGATTCTCCTGGGGGTCTTCTACCTGTTCCCCCCGATGTTCGGCGCACTGGGGAGAGCCTGGACACCGGAGCTGTATTCGGTTGCGGGAGGAGCCAGGTCAACTGACTCCGTTGTTCTGGTCCTGCCCCGCCTGCTGAATAACTATGTCCCTCATCTGGGGGATATTCTCTCTGCGGTTACGTCAATGGGAGCATTTGCCGGGTTTATGACTACGTTCTCGGGGCTGCTGGTTTCCATAACCAGCGCTCTGGCCCATGATGTATATGGGACAATGATTAACCCGAGGGCCACTTCGTCACAGAAAGTGGCCGGCTTCAGGGTATTTGCGGTGATAGCCGGGTCGACGGCATGTCTGCTGGGGGTATTTGTAGAAAACTTTGATATCAACATGATGGTGGGCTGGGCCTTTGCCATTGGAGCTGCTTCATATTTTCCCATGCTGATAGTGAGCTGTTGGTGGAAAAAATGTACCGCTATCGGCGCCGGTGCCGGAATGCTGATCGGCGGCACCTCGGCACTGGCTGCCATCGTATCTGTCATGCTGGCCGATAAGCAGTTGATACCTTCCCTGGGGCAGTGGTTTGGGGAACATCCTGTTATTAAAACACTATGTGAACAGCCGGCTATCTGGGCAGTTCCGTTTTCCCTGCTGCTGATCATGGTGGTTTCGGCGGCAACGCAGAAATATGCCCCGCCGGATTCAGCGTGGAAGATGCTGGTCCTGCATGCCCCGGAGGAATTGAACCTGCAGAACACGGAATATATTACTGAGGATGAGGAAAGGGGATACTTATGA